The genomic segment AGGCGACCTGCGGGCTGAGCAGAAGGCCAGCAAGGACAAGCCAGCGCACGCCGCGCGTGACCGACCTGTGCAGCGGGAACAGACTCGTTGTGCGCGCGCCTCTGATTGCCATGGCCTGTTTTTCGCGCGTTCAGTCGAAGACGCCTTCCAGGGCGCATCTCGCCCCCCGAAGCGCGGCCCGCTGCTTCGCTTCAGCAAGCCGCTGGAAGCCAACGTCGTGCCCCCTGTCACCGCCGAGAGCGGGACCGTTGCCGTCAAGCGACGAACCTCTCCTCGAACAGATCGAAGGAGAACAGATCGATGCAGGTGCGCAACCTCTTTCTCGTGCTGCTCGGGGTTATCGCGGCGCTGCTCTACATCGGGTTCCAGCGGCAGTCGGCGCTGCAGCGCGACACCGCGCTGAAATCGCTCCCTGCTGCTGGCAGTGGGGTCACAGTGGTTCACTTCTACGCCGATTGGTGAGGGGCGTGTCGGGCGATGCAGCCCGACTTTGCTCAGTTCGAGCAGAGATACAAGAGCCGTATCACCATCATCCCGGTCGACGTGACCCAGCAAGAGGTGGCCACGAAGTACCGCCAGTACAAAGAGTCGCAGTACATCCCCGAAACCGTCTTCCTCAAGAACGGCGAGGTGAAGTACCGACAGACGGGTGCCATGAGCCTCCCCGGGCTCGAGGAAGGGCTTGCCAAGACCCTGTAGGTCAGCGAGGGCGACCGATGCCCGCGAACGCGAGAGAGAAACGCGGCAGCTACAGTCCTGCCCGTCGCGCGCGCTGCCGAACCACGGTCTCCAGCAGCGTCTCGTCGAACCCTACAAGAGCCTCCTGCGGTGACAGGCGCATCTGCGCGCGGAGACGGTCTGCCGCGTCCTTTGCCATGACCGTGCGCACATCGGACGGCAGCTGCGATCTGCGACGCAGAAACGTCTCGGCCAGCGCCAGGTGATCGGCCTCGAGCAGATGCAGGGGCAGCGGCGTGTCCGACGCAAGTGGCGCCGCCTGCCACGCAGAACCGCTGCCCTCAGGCCCATCGGCATCGAGCTCACGCTCGCGCACCACGAGGGTTCCCGCAACCATGTCGCCGAGTCGCCGATTGTTCGCATCGAAGAACACCACGAGCAGGGCAACACCGTAGAACGACGGGAGCACATCGACTGTTCGCATCAGATTTCGAAGCAGCGCACCCCTGAAATCGAGAGGAAACCCGTCGGCGCGGATGACGCGAATCCCGGCGTTGCGCTTCCCCGGCGTCTGGCCGTTCCAGACGACCTCGAAGAACAGGAAGTAGCCGTTGAAGACCGCGAAGCCGCCCAAGATGATCGCGGCCATGGCCCAGCCTCCGGCAAGCGGATCGAGACTTACGCCAAGGAGGAGCAGACCGATCACCATGAGCAATCCGAGCACCATCTGGATGATCGAGTCGATGAGGACGGCCACGCCCCGAGACCCCAGACCCGCCAGGGTGTACTCGAGCTCCACCCCGTCGGCCGTGGTCAAGACCACCTGCCGGCTCACCGCGTCACCCGCCTGATCACGACGCCTGCCCCGAAATCAGGGGGCGGCGGCTCATCGTGCAACATACATCCTCCGCATTGCCAGGAGGTTCTCTACACTCCCCGCTGTCTCCTCGCCGCAGGGCTGCCGCCCCTCGACCGTGAACCCAGAGCAGGTGAGCACGACCGAGCCCGAACCTCCTCCCTCGGCACAGGTGCTGGAGCGCTACCTCTCTCGTCTGAACGCGAGCGGCCTGAAGAGCCTCAGCGGTCGCGAGCTGCTCGACCTGGGACGCGCCTGGCGCAGGTGCGGTGCCCTGCTCTCCCGCGCACGCTCCGCTGGCCTCGAAGGGCCGAACTTCGAAGCCCTGAACCGACTTCTCGCTCGCGTTTACCCGCTCGTGCAACGCCCCGTCGAGCGTCGCTCGAGCTCCGCTTTCGACCTCATCGCGCGAGACTTCCCCCGCGCCGTGCGCCGCGAGGTGCGTGTCATCGCACTAGCAACGATCGTCTTGCTCATCGGCGCGCTCGTGGGCGCGGCCGTCGCCGCTCTCAATCACGACATGACCGATGTGGTTCTCGGGTCGGGGTGGGCCGACGCGCTCGACAAGGTCGCGACGCGTCACGTGGGAGATGCCGACTGGATGCCCGTGGAAACGCGCCCCTTCGAATCTGCCCGCATCATGACGAACAACCTGCGCGTGGCCATCACGGCGTTCGGTCTCGGCGTGATCCTGTGTCTGGGCTCTTTCTGGGTGCTCTACTTCAATGGACTGATGCTGGGCGCCGTAGCCATCGTGGTGCACCAGCGAGGGGTCGACGCACCATTCTGGGGATTCGTGGCCCCGCACGGGCCACAGAGATCCCCGCCATCATCCTCTCCGCCGCGGCGGGCATCATCGTGGGTCACGCATTCATCGCGCCTGGGCGGTCCTCTCGATCGAGCAGCCTCATCGCGGCGTCGAAGCGCGCCGTCCCGCTGGTCATGGGGGTCGCACTGCTTCTCGTGGAGGCAGGCATCGTCGAGGGCTTCGTCTCGCCTCGCGTCGACCTCTCTCCCGCCACGAAGATGACGCTCGGCCTCCTCATCTTCAGCGCCCTCATCGGCTGGCTGTCGACCGCCGGACAAGACAGCGACGAAGCGATCACAAGCGTCCCGCCGCCTTCCAGGCACAGTATCGGTTGACCAGATCCAGCGCCAGCGTCTTCGGGCGTGCCTTCATCACCCGCACCCCGCGCTCTTGCAGGCGCGCAATGGCCAGCTCGCGATCTTCGAGCATCGCGGAAGCCACCGTCTGACGATACAGGGCCCGGACATCGGCTGGAGCCGCGTCCTGGAGGTCCTCGAGCTCATGGTCGGACATGGAGATGCACAGCACGGAGTGCCGCGCGGCGAGCACAGACAGATGTCGGATGAGATGTGATGACGACTCGACATCGACCAGATCGGTGAACAGCACCACCAGCGTGCGTGAACGAAGCCGTGTGGCAATCGCACTGAACGCACCCTGATAGTCACTCTCGCGCGTCACTGCCTCGAGGGGATAGAGGAAGTCGAGAAGCCGCGTGGCCTGATGTGGCCCCCGAACGGGCGGGAGCCAGCCCTTGATTGCATCGGCGAAGGCCAGCATGCCCACGCGGTCATCGAGCCTCGCCGCGACGGCGGTGAGAAGCACACACGAATTCACGGCGACATCGGCTTTCGAGAGGCTGCCCATGCGCGTGGACATGGTGCGCCCCAGATCGAGGGCGATGAGAATCTTCTGGCTGCGCTCGACATCGTAGGTGCGCACGGTGTGACGCTGACGACGCGCCGTAGCCTTCCAGTCAACGGTGCGCCACTCGTCGCCGCGCTGATAGTCGCGCAGCGCCTCGAACTCTCGCCCCGCGTGGGGTACCCGCAAGACGCGCAGACCCGCCTGCAGCTCGTGGTCGCGCAGGCCCAGCAGCCGCAGGCTCTTCAGATCGCGCAGGTTCGGATAGACACGAACCTGCGCCCCCTCGAGCACGAGACGACGGTTCAAGGCAAGCAGCCCGAGCGCGCTGCGCGCCCGCAGGTTGAATCCCCCGAAGCAGTAATCGCCGCGCTTCGCCGGACGCAGCCGATAGGCGACCTCCCAGACCTCACGCGGCCCCAGCGCGGCCGTGAACATGTCGCAATCGACCTGGAAGGGGGGCGGCGCCTCGTCGAGCACCTCGACCTGAAAGCGCTCGTCTGTGGGATTGTGCAGCGCCAGCGTCACGACGTTATCGACACCGTTCGAGAACACGGGGTCATGGTGGCGACTCGCCTCCAGCGCGCGCGCCCACCGCACCCGCCGCGCGTCGTGCAGGGCTGCCGCAACGAGCGCGCCAAGACCCAGAACGGTGAAGACCCAGACTCCGGGGAGAAGGGGATCGAGCAGCAGTCCCAGGCTCGTGAGCGAGAACCAGGCTGCCAGACGAGGGGTGGGCTGCAGCCGACAGGTCTCACCCTGAGGCGGAGAGGCTGCAGCCACAGACAGCGCAGGGAACGCATCGGGCAGGAGCCCATCGCTGTCGAGGGACCACCGCGAATCGAGGTCGACAGCCCCTCCTGCCTCGCCCATCAGCGCGGCACCGTGAGCCCCTGCAGATGGGACTGAAGGTATCGATCCGGGGTGAGCCCTTCGAGCTCTGCCTCCGGCCGCACGATGAGGCGATGGCGAAGGGCCGGGAGGGCGACGTCCTTCACATCGTCCGGGATGCAGTAGTCACGTCCTCGCAGCGCAGCCAACGCCTTCGACGCGGCCAGTACAGCAACCGCGGCGCGCGGGCTGGCTCCGAGAAGGAGCTGGGGCGAGCGACGCGTCCCCTGGACGATCTGAAGGATATAGGCGAGCACCTTCTCCTCGACCTTCACCGCCGATACCTCGGCCTCGGTGGAGAGCAGCATCTCCGGGGTCGTGGGAGGAACTGCCGCGACGCGCGTCTGGTGCGGATTGAAGCCGGCGTTGTGAAGGCGCAGCATATCGAGCTCGGCCTCCGGAGACGGATAGACCAGCGCCACCTTCATCAGGAAGCGATCGAGCTGCGCCTCTGGAAGGGGATAGGTGCCTTCCTGCTCGACCGGATTCTGCGTTGCAATCACAAAGAATCGAGGCGCCAGCATGTGGTCTTCCCCGTCGATGGAGACATGGCGCTCCTCCATGGCCTGCAGCAGCGCCGCCTGGGTCTTTGGCGGGCTGCGATTGATCTCATCGGCCAGCAGGAACGGGGTGAACACGGGCCCCCGCATGAGCTCGAACCCCCCACCCTGGAAGACGCGAACGCCCGTGAGGTCAGAAGGCATGAGATCGGGAGTGAACTGCACGCGACGACACTCGGCCCCCGTTGCGAACGCCAGCTCTTTTGCCAGCAACGTCTTCGCAAGCCCCGGCACACCCTCAAGCAGCACGTGCCCGCGGGCCAGCAGACAGACGAGCATCTGCTCGACGGTGCCCTCCTGTCCTTTCACCGATTCGCTCATCGAGCGAATCACAGCCTCGCCCCACTCCTTCACGGTCATGAGAGTCTCTTCGCCTCCTCGTAGAGTTGTTGCTCTTCATGGGCCAGCACAACGAGCTCACGCTCGGTGAGAGACCCCTCGGTTCGTTGCAGCAGCACACGCACCCGCTCCCCGAAACGAGCATTGCGCGAGGCGGCGGCCACCGCCAGGTCGGTCGTGAGGTCAACGCTCAAGAGATGTGCCATGCGCCGGGTGAAGCGACCGCGCAGCGTCTGCGAGACGAGCTCGACGGCCGAGGCACGCTCGAGCAGCATGGCCATTCCATCCACATATTCCGTGCGCTCATGCGGCAGCGCGACATCCGCAAGCGGAGCCCCGAAGCGACGAGACAAGGCCCACACCAGCAAGAGTCCGGCAAGCCCCACGATGACGGCTCCAAGACGAACCGTCCCCGGCATGATCGACCAGAGACCGACATCGTCGACCTCGCCATGGTGATATTCGTCAAAGAGGACCTCACGCCCCGGTGGTCCCAGTGTGTTCAGCAGCAGACGCAGGTTGTCTGATCGCGCGATTCCGCAGTTGGTGAACATCTCTGGCTGCTGCGTGCGCAGCAACGCCCCTTTTCCGATGGAGGCGCAGGAGAGGAGGGTTCGTGTTCCGCTCACGACAATCGGGGCCGCGGCATCCAACCTCGGGTCTCCCATCGATGGGGGCCCCGCCTGTCCACGCTCGCTCGACACCTCGAGCCGGCGGAGACCGCGCGAAAGCCCCGTACCCGCGGAAACCGCGAGAGGTTCCCACTCCGTAGGCGATGATGTGCTGGCGTCAGCAGAGACCTCATCCGAGACGAGGGCCACACCACCGGAGGAGATCCATTGCGTGAGTACCTTCCACTCCTCCTCATCCGGGTGAACAGACGGCGAGAGGCTCACAAGAACAGCGCGCTCCGGCAGCATCGACCACGAGCGCCTGAACCGCCGAACGGAATAGCCGCTGCCTTCCAGGGCCAGGTAGGCAGCCTTGCATCCGAGCGGTTGGCTGCCCAGACTGCTCCCGTTCAAGCGCGGGCTGGTGTCGGTAGACCTCCCCGCGTCGAGAGGCCCGAGCACGAGCGCCACAAGCAGGGCACACGCAAAGAGCCCGACGATGCGTCGCGTCTGCGGTGAACGCCAGCTCACGACGCAGCTCGCTGGAAGTGCGCAAGCATGCGCTCGAAATCGTCGGGCCCCACCGGTCGCATCGCATACCCGCTGGCCTCGAACAGACGGGTTGCATCGAGGGCGTCAGCCTGTCTCGCGTGGCCGCGCAACCCCCGCAAGATCTCCCAGTTGGTCTGTCCAGGCTCGATGCGCACAGCGCCGCTCTCGTGGAGGCGCCTCAGCAAGCCGAGATAGAGGCAGCGAAGCGCTGCGCGATCGTCCCCCCGCGCCTGATGCTCACGCGCGCGCGCCAGCCAGTCGCTGGAAGAGGCGATCGCACGAACCGTCATCGCCTCTGTCGCCTGGCTCGGGAGTGCCGCAGCTCCGCGACGAAGACGCCTGAGCAAGGCCATCACAATCGCCGCGACGGCCAGCGCGCCCACGATGATCAACAGGCCGTTCGACAAGACCTCCCAAGATCTTCCGCCTGCGCCCACTCCTCCGAAGAGCCAAGAGAGAAAGCGAGCAATGGCCTGCTGAACCGCGAGCAGCAGCTGCTGGAGCCCTCGCTGCAACCGCTGCTTCTCCGGGGGGTCTGGCGCGAACTCGCCGCGTTGCAGTGCCTTCTCGAGACTGAGGCGCGTGCGTGAGACCTGGGCGTCACTCGGCGACACCGCCGTCTGCGAGAACGACGCGCGCTGCGCAGACTGCGGAGGGGGCGACGCGCACCCTGGCTTGCCCGCCACGAGCAGCAGGAGCAGCAATGCGCAGGCCAGGTACAGCCCCCAGCGCACAGGGGGCCGAGGGACCCTGCTCAGGAAGGGAGCCCCTGCTGCTGGCCGCACGAAGGGCAGAAGGGAGAAGGCGCGGCAAGCGCAACCCCGCACGAGGTGCAGTAGCGAGGAAGAGGCGCGGCGGGAGGCGCAGGCGCACCCCACCCGCCCGGAGCTTGAGACGGGGGGGACACACTTCCTCCCCACGAGGGCGAAGCCTGCGATGAGGGAGCGCTCCACGCACCCTGGGTCGGTGCCGCAGACGAGGGCACTGAGGCACCCCAGGCCGCATTCCCATCGCCAGCGGGAGGCGACGCGGGTGTGCCCCAGCCGCCACCGCCAGCGGGAGGCGCCGCGGGTGTGCCCCAGCCACCGCCGCCAGCGGGAGGCGCTGCGGGTGTGCCCCAGCCGCCACCAGCGGGAGGCGCCGCAGGAAGATGGCCCTCCGGCAGCTGCGCCCCCAGATGCGTGGCAAGCACCTGCAGGTCGAACCCTTCCTTGCGCACGCGGATGTCATAGTAGAGAATGGTGAAGGCGATCAAGCCGATGGGATGTATCACCACCTGCATCGCAGTCTGGGCCAGGGTGATCACGACGGGACCTGCAGCGGAAAGCGCTTGCACCACCATCCCGAGCGGGATGCCAGCCACGATTCCCATAAGGAGGCACAGGATTCCGAGCACGAGCACCCGCACCCATTCCCCCTGCCCGACGAGAAACTTGCTTCGCTCGATGGCCCCTGGTCCGGACCGATTCTCGAGCACGACAACAGGGCTCGCAAACACGATCCAGAACATGAACACAATTCCAGGGATCAGGAACAACAGACATCCGAGGCCCACGAGAAAGGCGCACAGAACCGAGGTCAGGATGAGTGCGCCCATCCGGATGTTGAGCGTCTGAAAGCACTCCCCCACGGTGGCCGTCATTCCGAGGTATCGACGCGAGACCGCCACCGTCAGGGCCCCTTGCGCACACAGACCGGCAATCACGGAGAGAAGCCCCACCAGGGTTCCCAGACCCGCCATGGCGCCGGCATTCCCCCGTAGCGGCGCGCTCTGCAAGGTGAGCTGCAGCACCGCCAGGGGGACGTACACCACGGCAACCACGCTCACAAAAAGAACGAAGTTCTTTCTGTACAGCTCGACGGTTCGGTCGATGATGCCCCCGTAGTCGAGCGGACGAAGATCCATGGGCTTGTCTCGGTAGATCACGGCGATGTCCCTCCCTTGCTCTGCGTGTCGCGGTGCGAACGACAGCACCCCTGGCGCGTGCGCCCATACCCACGTACCCCTGTGGGTTCCGTGCCGTTCCAGGAGAATCCTCCGCTCCTGCTCCAGCGTCATTGCGTCCGGAGTTCGACCAGCCCTCGGTCTCACTTCAAAGGGCCAGACCGACCGAGGTCGAACTCTGCCCCCTCCTGACATGCCACAGCAGCCTCCCGTCTTCTATGACCCTCGCGAAGACCGATGGCGCAGAACCGTTCGTCTCACCTCCGTGGTGGGGCTGACCGTCGCGCTCATCAGCACCCTTTTCGTTCTCGGCCTCTTCGTCCAGCCTCTTCTGGGCGGAGAAGGC from the Pseudomonadota bacterium genome contains:
- a CDS encoding RDD family protein, with protein sequence MSRQVVLTTADGVELEYTLAGLGSRGVAVLIDSIIQMVLGLLMVIGLLLLGVSLDPLAGGWAMAAIILGGFAVFNGYFLFFEVVWNGQTPGKRNAGIRVIRADGFPLDFRGALLRNLMRTVDVLPSFYGVALLVVFFDANNRRLGDMVAGTLVVRERELDADGPEGSGSAWQAAPLASDTPLPLHLLEADHLALAETFLRRRSQLPSDVRTVMAKDAADRLRAQMRLSPQEALVGFDETLLETVVRQRARRAGL
- a CDS encoding DUF4129 domain-containing protein; this translates as MRWGLYLACALLLLLLVAGKPGCASPPPQSAQRASFSQTAVSPSDAQVSRTRLSLEKALQRGEFAPDPPEKQRLQRGLQQLLLAVQQAIARFLSWLFGGVGAGGRSWEVLSNGLLIIVGALAVAAIVMALLRRLRRGAAALPSQATEAMTVRAIASSSDWLARAREHQARGDDRAALRCLYLGLLRRLHESGAVRIEPGQTNWEILRGLRGHARQADALDATRLFEASGYAMRPVGPDDFERMLAHFQRAAS
- a CDS encoding MoxR family ATPase encodes the protein MTVKEWGEAVIRSMSESVKGQEGTVEQMLVCLLARGHVLLEGVPGLAKTLLAKELAFATGAECRRVQFTPDLMPSDLTGVRVFQGGGFELMRGPVFTPFLLADEINRSPPKTQAALLQAMEERHVSIDGEDHMLAPRFFVIATQNPVEQEGTYPLPEAQLDRFLMKVALVYPSPEAELDMLRLHNAGFNPHQTRVAAVPPTTPEMLLSTEAEVSAVKVEEKVLAYILQIVQGTRRSPQLLLGASPRAAVAVLAASKALAALRGRDYCIPDDVKDVALPALRHRLIVRPEAELEGLTPDRYLQSHLQGLTVPR
- a CDS encoding DUF58 domain-containing protein; the encoded protein is MGEAGGAVDLDSRWSLDSDGLLPDAFPALSVAAASPPQGETCRLQPTPRLAAWFSLTSLGLLLDPLLPGVWVFTVLGLGALVAAALHDARRVRWARALEASRHHDPVFSNGVDNVVTLALHNPTDERFQVEVLDEAPPPFQVDCDMFTAALGPREVWEVAYRLRPAKRGDYCFGGFNLRARSALGLLALNRRLVLEGAQVRVYPNLRDLKSLRLLGLRDHELQAGLRVLRVPHAGREFEALRDYQRGDEWRTVDWKATARRQRHTVRTYDVERSQKILIALDLGRTMSTRMGSLSKADVAVNSCVLLTAVAARLDDRVGMLAFADAIKGWLPPVRGPHQATRLLDFLYPLEAVTRESDYQGAFSAIATRLRSRTLVVLFTDLVDVESSSHLIRHLSVLAARHSVLCISMSDHELEDLQDAAPADVRALYRQTVASAMLEDRELAIARLQERGVRVMKARPKTLALDLVNRYCAWKAAGRL
- a CDS encoding DUF4350 domain-containing protein; this translates as MSWRSPQTRRIVGLFACALLVALVLGPLDAGRSTDTSPRLNGSSLGSQPLGCKAAYLALEGSGYSVRRFRRSWSMLPERAVLVSLSPSVHPDEEEWKVLTQWISSGGVALVSDEVSADASTSSPTEWEPLAVSAGTGLSRGLRRLEVSSERGQAGPPSMGDPRLDAAAPIVVSGTRTLLSCASIGKGALLRTQQPEMFTNCGIARSDNLRLLLNTLGPPGREVLFDEYHHGEVDDVGLWSIMPGTVRLGAVIVGLAGLLLVWALSRRFGAPLADVALPHERTEYVDGMAMLLERASAVELVSQTLRGRFTRRMAHLLSVDLTTDLAVAAASRNARFGERVRVLLQRTEGSLTERELVVLAHEEQQLYEEAKRLS
- a CDS encoding stage II sporulation protein M; translation: MPRNQGAAAHRATYILRIARRFSTLPAVSSPQGCRPSTVNPEQVSTTEPEPPPSAQVLERYLSRLNASGLKSLSGRELLDLGRAWRRCGALLSRARSAGLEGPNFEALNRLLARVYPLVQRPVERRSSSAFDLIARDFPRAVRREVRVIALATIVLLIGALVGAAVAALNHDMTDVVLGSGWADALDKVATRHVGDADWMPVETRPFESARIMTNNLRVAITAFGLGVILCLGSFWVLYFNGLMLGAVAIVVHQRGVDAPFWGFVAPHGPQRSPPSSSPPRRASSWVTHSSRLGGPLDRAASSRRRSAPSRWSWGSHCFSWRQASSRASSRLASTSLPPRR